One Anaerolineae bacterium genomic window, CCAGCACCAATGAGGGCATGTGGTAAGTCTGAGATAAATGGCGGATAAAGATGGCCGTGGTTGATAAAAAAACTGCGGCGAGCAAGGCCATGGTATAACCCCGGGTAAGGGTTAAGTTATTTGGGGTCATGCCATACTCCTGGTCAAGATATTTGAGCATATTTTAGAGAAAAAAAGATGATCCATGCTTGGCTCCATGATCAGGGTCAAATTTCTGCTTCCGGCCCAAAATAACTTTCAAATCGTTCCCAGGATAGCCGGAGGTCGGTTCCTTGCAAATGGACGAGTCCCTGGGCATCAACAGATTCTACCGCAAAGATATTTTCGCCCAGCCGCTCGTCCGGCTCACTATCTGGCCGCAGGCGCACCTTTTGGCCGGGATAAAATGGCCGGCGGGCTTTGCCCGTTATCGCCTCAATAGCGATTTCTACCACCGTTACCTCTTGCGCCTCAGGGCGCCGCAGAGGGCGATAGTGACGGCCGGGCGCGTATTTGTCCAGCAAAACCTGCAATATCTCAAATTTCTGCTGGAGGTCTTCCAGAATTTGAGCCTGGCCAAAAACAATCACGCTGGCGTAGTGGGTGCCGTGCGAGGCCGGTTTGTTGCTGCGCACAATCCCATATTGTTCATCCACCTCAAAACACACTTGAGGGTTGAGCTTGAGCATCTCCAACTTGCGTCCCTGATTGGCGCAGTGAAAGTAGATGGCGTTATGGTGATACACATAGTTGAGCGGCACCACGTAAGGCACGTTGCCCACAGCCAGGCCCAGCCGCCCCACTGCGGCCCGGCGCAAAATGGCTTCAATGGTGGCCCGGTCGGTAATTTCGCGGTCGGCGCGGCGAAGCGTAGTCGGGTAATTGGTGGTTGTCATCAGCTTAGATTTGCCTTTCCCTGTCTGTCCCCTTCGCGGCCAAAGGCTTGTTGCACGTACTGCTGCCCAAAATCCACGCTAAAGGCATCCACGGCCAGCCAGTTTTTGAGCATGCGTTGGCCTGCTTCGGCAGTGGTGGCGGCGTTGGCAACGGGATGGGTTTGCCAGGCCAGTTGCCACGTCCCCTCTGTTTGTGGCTCAAGGCGTAAGGTGCGGTAAGCGCAGGGATAAATAGCCATAGCCGGGCAGGCCAGGTGGACACGCCGGCCCATATTTGATTCAATTCGGCAATAACATGGCTCAGGAAGTCCGCCGCCCGGCTGGCCAGCACGTCAAAATAATCGTTCCGCACGGAGAGATGGATGTCGCTGAGTGGGGCAAAATGCAGGCAAGTGGTCATGACGTTGTCCTTTTATAGAATGTGCAGGGCAGGCTGGTAGTGGGCCGGGGCAGCGGCGGCAGCTTGCCGGGCCAATAATTCTTTCCAGGCTTTACCCAACCGGCGAATACCTTCTTGAATCTCCTGGGGGGTGTGGGTGACAAAACTCAACCGCAGCGCGTGCGCAAATGAGCCGCTGGCCGAAAACACAGAGCCAATGGCAAAAGCTACATTATAATTGATAGCCGTCAGGTAGAGGTCGGTGGCGGTGGGGCCTGGCGAGGGCATTTCCACCCACAAATACATGCCTCCCTGGGGACACCGCCACCGCGCTTCCGCCGGAAAATACTGTTTGACCGCAGCGAGCATAGTATCTCGCCGTTCCTGGTAAGCCGTGCGAACCCGGTTGAGGTGTTGGCTAAAGTGGCCGCTTTGTAGATAAGCAA contains:
- a CDS encoding pyridoxamine 5'-phosphate oxidase family protein, translated to MTTTNYPTTLRRADREITDRATIEAILRRAAVGRLGLAVGNVPYVVPLNYVYHHNAIYFHCANQGRKLEMLKLNPQVCFEVDEQYGIVRSNKPASHGTHYASVIVFGQAQILEDLQQKFEILQVLLDKYAPGRHYRPLRRPEAQEVTVVEIAIEAITGKARRPFYPGQKVRLRPDSEPDERLGENIFAVESVDAQGLVHLQGTDLRLSWERFESYFGPEAEI